Proteins encoded within one genomic window of Cytophagales bacterium:
- a CDS encoding OmpA family protein yields MSTRQLIMVTFFVILIIPVAIPQSNKKLDKQYNRALELLYEEHFDIARIEFEEINRVNPDYRDVEYRLELTYFLDGESNRSLDRLLSFETTLGSKDKFYHYWLGRVFAKKYMFGEAIGSWNDFLSKDFFKSKEIRQETSDFIRSTEVISSFFEENTDYVVTLLPETINTAEAELNPAFSADNQQLLYSTAAVSSNKKEIFEIRGSKLARYETDMIWQPPIAVASLNAVEDNNTRFCLTYWGDQVETLVAKNNGILHTSTLSGEDWQAPVRSRHEIKLPGLGPDFTMNRKQDRIIFTSRKNIKKNGYDLYEMRYDSILGGWTNPEPIPAINTTMDESSPFLTYDENTLYFSSNGHDAIGGFDIFYSKWDQINFRWGKPVQMNYPINTPDDDINFKLAKDGASGYFSSNRVFSRGDFDIFHFSKVPKSRVYGNIVTASTQEPVSDVQIIFLPKTYVSERYATVSDKNGSFEMQLLDEESYTVQIKRGHQLEVEDELRISGELSQELKFMISDNPEEGIALVPVVKEVVMAEPKSNQRQTTQAPKVYSEVDRLERIKKGYKLVRENIYFLPGGNEVSHDPDDILYKAVRLLGIKKELQIEVAGHTDNTGSNSDNLKVSLARAKKVRNWLVNLGVSSDRIKIAGYGDAKPISTNDDEEEGRELNRRVELRVVSAPI; encoded by the coding sequence GTGTCTACTCGCCAGCTGATTATGGTGACGTTTTTCGTCATTTTAATCATTCCAGTTGCTATTCCCCAAAGCAATAAGAAGCTCGATAAGCAATATAATCGAGCCCTGGAACTGCTCTATGAAGAGCATTTTGATATTGCAAGAATCGAATTTGAAGAGATCAATCGGGTGAATCCGGATTATAGAGATGTAGAGTATCGGCTAGAACTCACCTATTTTCTGGATGGTGAAAGTAACCGATCCCTTGACCGATTACTAAGTTTTGAAACGACGCTCGGCAGCAAAGACAAATTCTATCATTATTGGTTGGGTCGGGTTTTCGCGAAAAAATACATGTTTGGAGAAGCCATCGGATCCTGGAATGACTTTCTAAGTAAAGATTTCTTCAAATCGAAAGAAATCCGTCAGGAAACTTCTGACTTTATTCGATCTACCGAAGTGATATCCTCTTTTTTTGAAGAGAACACGGACTATGTAGTAACACTGCTTCCTGAGACCATCAATACAGCGGAGGCAGAACTGAATCCTGCTTTCAGCGCTGATAACCAACAATTGTTGTATTCTACAGCGGCAGTCTCCAGCAATAAAAAGGAGATTTTTGAGATTCGTGGTAGTAAACTAGCCCGATACGAGACCGACATGATCTGGCAACCCCCTATTGCTGTAGCTTCGTTGAACGCCGTTGAAGATAATAACACTCGATTCTGCCTCACTTACTGGGGCGATCAGGTAGAAACTTTAGTGGCAAAGAACAACGGCATATTGCACACGAGCACCCTGAGTGGCGAAGATTGGCAGGCTCCTGTACGATCCCGGCATGAAATCAAGCTACCGGGATTAGGACCTGATTTCACCATGAACCGCAAGCAAGATCGTATCATTTTCACCTCCCGAAAAAACATCAAAAAAAATGGCTACGACCTATATGAGATGAGATATGACAGCATTTTAGGGGGATGGACAAATCCCGAACCTATTCCTGCCATCAATACTACCATGGATGAAAGTAGTCCATTCCTGACCTACGATGAAAACACACTCTACTTCAGTTCCAACGGCCATGATGCCATCGGTGGATTCGATATATTTTACAGTAAATGGGATCAAATCAATTTCCGTTGGGGTAAGCCTGTACAAATGAACTATCCCATTAACACACCAGACGATGACATCAACTTTAAATTGGCAAAAGATGGCGCCAGTGGTTATTTCAGCTCCAATCGGGTATTTAGCAGAGGTGACTTTGACATATTTCATTTCTCAAAAGTCCCAAAATCGAGGGTTTACGGGAATATCGTGACTGCTTCGACACAAGAACCTGTTTCAGATGTACAGATTATTTTCCTACCTAAAACGTATGTAAGCGAAAGGTATGCAACAGTATCTGATAAAAATGGCTCATTCGAGATGCAACTACTCGACGAAGAAAGTTATACGGTCCAGATCAAACGAGGACATCAACTGGAGGTAGAGGACGAACTACGGATCAGTGGTGAGCTCAGCCAGGAACTCAAATTCATGATCAGTGACAACCCTGAGGAAGGCATAGCATTAGTTCCGGTAGTCAAAGAAGTGGTAATGGCAGAACCAAAAAGCAATCAACGTCAGACAACTCAAGCCCCTAAAGTATATTCCGAGGTAGACCGACTTGAAAGAATAAAAAAAGGCTACAAACTGGTTCGCGAAAACATCTACTTCCTACCCGGTGGCAATGAAGTAAGTCATGACCCGGATGACATCCTCTATAAAGCTGTAAGATTATTGGGAATCAAAAAAGAATTACAAATTGAAGTCGCCGGACATACGGATAATACGGGAAGCAATTCGGATAATCTAAAAGTCTCATTGGCAAGGGCTAAAAAAGTCAGGAACTGGCTGGTTAATCTGGGGGTTTCATCCGATCGAATTAAAATTGCTGGCTACGGAGATGCTAAACCAATATCAACTAATGACGATGAAGAGGAGGGGCGAGAACTTAATCGGAGAGTAGAACTTCGGGTTGTTTCAGCTCCAATATAG
- a CDS encoding OmpA family protein: MNDLRLKSALLFIAFAACTHLCLAQNDKKLEKQYNRGLEMLYDEEFANAKATFEGITAVNPNYKDVPYRLEVAAFLSGDSNRPLDNLLSFRTTLAKKDKFYHYWLGRVYVSKYLFEEAIGSWSNFLRKDVYKSKEIRQETNDFISSTQTLSDFFHEHADYVVTLLPETINTEKAEVNPAFNVSNRQLLYSTSSTASGKEEFEIRGSNVISGDIVHNLEWSEPVRIPTLNSIEKNNTRFCLTYWQDHVEVLVAKNSGEIFESPLINGEWQTSERAHHQIKLAHLGPDFTVNRKQDRIIYSSSKDLKKSGMDLYEIRFDSVQNKWGEPIAISRINSESDESSPFLTVDERTLYFASDGHHALGGFDIFYSKWDKTSQEWGDPVQMSYPINTPDDEIHFKLAADGASGYFSSNRVYSRGDFDIFHFEAVPKLQIAGNVLTKNDQTPIAGASVIFTPHQYVNERYTANTNEAGLYDLQIFANEHYDIKVTKDGKVLLEQEMKVGDQFEDKIDFLIDPTGESSMNVVAAATPFTKPETQNVREGLIVAPPKKEETKPAPPSKQIPNRTQFAAGSKLLAANLYFQKNSSQLVTESRALLKEYLKTLERYSHIKVEAGGHTDSLGPAADNLALSLTRARIIKDWLTKNGIDPDRISIKGYGESQPLSTNDDEEDGRELNRRVEIRVISASF, encoded by the coding sequence GTGAATGACCTTAGACTGAAATCAGCCCTACTCTTCATTGCGTTTGCTGCATGTACGCACCTGTGCTTAGCGCAAAACGACAAAAAACTTGAAAAACAGTATAACCGGGGCCTGGAGATGCTCTATGACGAAGAATTTGCCAATGCAAAGGCTACATTTGAAGGGATCACAGCCGTAAATCCGAATTACAAGGATGTCCCTTATCGACTGGAAGTAGCCGCTTTCCTTTCCGGTGATAGCAACAGGCCGCTGGATAATCTCCTGAGTTTCCGAACTACCCTGGCAAAAAAGGACAAGTTCTACCACTACTGGCTCGGCCGGGTTTATGTTTCGAAATATCTCTTTGAAGAGGCCATTGGTTCATGGAGTAATTTCCTCCGCAAGGACGTCTACAAGTCCAAAGAAATCCGACAAGAAACCAACGATTTTATCTCCTCGACCCAAACGCTCTCGGACTTTTTTCATGAACATGCAGATTACGTTGTAACACTGCTTCCTGAAACGATTAATACTGAAAAAGCAGAAGTCAACCCTGCATTCAATGTAAGTAACCGACAGTTGTTATATTCCACTTCATCCACTGCAAGTGGCAAAGAAGAATTTGAGATCCGGGGAAGCAATGTGATCAGTGGAGACATTGTCCATAACCTGGAATGGAGTGAACCTGTCAGGATTCCCACCTTAAATAGTATCGAGAAGAACAATACAAGATTCTGCCTCACTTACTGGCAAGATCATGTAGAAGTACTCGTCGCCAAAAACAGCGGCGAGATCTTTGAAAGCCCGCTGATAAATGGTGAGTGGCAAACGAGCGAACGTGCACATCACCAGATCAAATTGGCACACCTGGGGCCGGATTTTACTGTCAATCGAAAGCAGGACCGCATCATTTACAGTTCCTCTAAAGATTTGAAGAAAAGTGGAATGGACCTCTATGAAATCCGTTTCGACTCAGTACAAAATAAATGGGGCGAACCTATCGCAATCTCCAGGATCAATTCAGAATCCGATGAAAGTAGCCCTTTTCTCACCGTCGATGAGAGGACCTTGTATTTTGCCTCGGACGGACATCATGCTCTCGGCGGTTTTGATATCTTTTATTCCAAGTGGGACAAAACCAGTCAGGAATGGGGAGATCCTGTGCAAATGAGTTACCCAATCAATACGCCGGATGATGAAATCCATTTCAAACTTGCAGCGGATGGTGCCAGCGGGTACTTCAGTTCTAATCGAGTATATAGCCGGGGCGATTTTGACATCTTTCATTTTGAAGCGGTCCCTAAACTTCAGATTGCCGGAAATGTCTTGACTAAAAACGATCAAACACCCATCGCAGGAGCAAGTGTAATTTTCACACCTCACCAATACGTCAATGAACGTTACACAGCAAACACCAATGAAGCAGGACTATACGACTTGCAGATCTTCGCCAATGAGCATTACGACATTAAGGTGACTAAAGACGGGAAAGTTTTACTGGAACAAGAAATGAAAGTGGGAGATCAATTTGAAGACAAAATCGATTTCTTGATCGATCCTACCGGCGAGTCATCCATGAATGTGGTGGCCGCAGCAACTCCCTTCACAAAACCTGAAACGCAAAACGTAAGAGAAGGCCTGATTGTAGCACCGCCCAAGAAGGAAGAAACCAAGCCTGCTCCACCTAGCAAACAAATTCCGAATAGAACGCAATTTGCAGCCGGAAGCAAACTATTGGCGGCTAACCTTTATTTCCAAAAAAATTCGAGCCAACTGGTTACTGAATCACGGGCCTTGTTGAAGGAATACCTAAAAACGCTTGAGCGCTACTCCCACATCAAGGTAGAAGCAGGAGGGCACACGGACAGCCTGGGACCTGCGGCTGACAATCTGGCCTTGTCCCTGACCCGGGCACGCATCATTAAAGACTGGCTGACCAAAAATGGCATTGATCCGGATAGGATCTCGATCAAAGGCTACGGGGAAAGTCAACCACTCTCGACCAATGATGATGAAGAAGATGGCCGCGAACTCAATCGAAGGGTAGAGATTCGGGTAATCTCCGCCTCGTTCTAA
- a CDS encoding two-component regulator propeller domain-containing protein, with translation MVRSTNTGREQFILLAKEIGIPFILFFLSCTFLHITSFGQSVPPDLKFRKYGLKEGLSQVTARCMQEDQTGYMWIGTQEGLNRFDGSGFKVFRHNPDDEKSLSSSFIYDLLVDSQNRLWVGTNAGINLYNDTLQQFLNWRHQTDENNSLSDDHVLSLFEDSQQRIWVGTSNGLNLIDPISGTFRRYVYDESKPGTISNNHINSIVQDEQGNLWIGTNDGLNKFNPKKGTFKVHRHQAEKPETLSDNRIKSLFIDHEGILWIGTREGLNSIDMANGRIKRFTHDPDQTHSISDNDISVIFEDHQKKLWIGTGNGGLNLFNKNTSHFSRYQYDPRDPYSLSNNTIWSILEDRDKNLWVGVSAKGVNFHDRQTERFKHYKHVPEDENSLLHNSVRAILRDKTHQLWIGTFEGISVYGVRTGKSRRFQHDPKDQNSLDANYVLSIFQDLDNRIWVGTSRGLNLYDAEKLEVFKKLSEQPTPLPNSDLIPYFQSLIPDLDTYAIAESHLKKVIKWYFLIGEKFGLELINEEEEGLQII, from the coding sequence TTGGTAAGATCGACGAATACAGGGAGAGAACAATTCATTCTCTTAGCTAAAGAAATAGGTATACCCTTTATCCTATTTTTTCTGTCATGCACTTTCCTGCATATAACTTCCTTCGGACAAAGTGTACCTCCTGATCTCAAATTCAGAAAGTACGGACTAAAAGAAGGGCTATCTCAAGTCACTGCACGTTGCATGCAGGAAGATCAAACTGGATACATGTGGATTGGGACACAAGAAGGGCTCAATCGTTTTGACGGCTCAGGTTTCAAGGTGTTTAGACATAACCCTGATGACGAAAAAAGCCTTTCGAGTAGTTTCATTTATGATTTGTTGGTAGACAGCCAAAATCGCCTTTGGGTAGGCACAAATGCAGGGATTAATCTTTATAATGATACCCTACAGCAATTTTTGAATTGGCGGCATCAAACAGATGAAAATAATTCTTTAAGCGACGATCATGTATTGTCTCTATTTGAAGACAGTCAGCAAAGAATTTGGGTGGGCACTTCAAACGGACTCAATCTCATAGACCCGATCAGTGGCACTTTCCGCCGGTATGTCTATGATGAATCAAAGCCTGGTACCATCAGCAATAATCATATTAATTCAATTGTTCAGGACGAACAAGGTAACCTTTGGATCGGCACCAATGACGGGCTGAATAAATTCAATCCTAAAAAGGGGACTTTTAAAGTCCATCGTCATCAAGCAGAAAAGCCAGAAACTTTAAGTGATAATCGCATCAAAAGTTTGTTCATCGATCATGAAGGCATTTTATGGATTGGTACACGCGAAGGTTTGAACAGCATCGATATGGCCAATGGCAGGATCAAACGATTCACGCACGATCCCGATCAAACTCATTCGATTAGTGATAATGATATATCAGTAATTTTCGAAGATCATCAGAAAAAGCTGTGGATTGGGACCGGGAATGGAGGCCTTAACCTTTTCAACAAAAATACCTCACACTTCTCAAGATACCAGTATGATCCCCGAGATCCCTACTCCTTAAGTAATAATACTATATGGAGTATCCTGGAAGATCGTGATAAGAACCTATGGGTGGGCGTATCCGCCAAAGGTGTCAATTTCCACGATCGACAAACCGAGCGATTCAAACACTACAAGCATGTGCCTGAAGATGAAAATTCATTACTTCACAACTCCGTAAGAGCAATCTTGCGCGATAAAACGCATCAACTTTGGATTGGAACTTTTGAGGGCATAAGTGTTTACGGTGTTCGGACAGGAAAAAGTAGAAGATTCCAGCATGATCCGAAAGATCAGAATTCACTTGACGCGAATTACGTTTTATCCATCTTTCAAGATCTCGATAATCGCATTTGGGTAGGAACTTCCCGAGGGCTGAACCTTTATGATGCCGAAAAGCTGGAAGTATTCAAAAAACTGAGCGAACAACCTACGCCGTTACCCAATTCAGACTTGATTCCTTACTTTCAATCACTTATTCCTGATTTGGACACCTACGCCATTGCTGAAAGTCACTTGAAGAAAGTCATCAAATGGTACTTCCTGATCGGTGAGAAGTTTGGTCTTGAACTGATCAATGAAGAAGAGGAAGGCTTACAGATCATTTAA
- a CDS encoding TolC family protein, which produces MSKFFLCACLLCVSLALHAQKQYSLIDIIEQAKSQSPASKQAETRKENRYWQYRLFKSDYNPQLSLFGGLPDYNRDFFGNRQDNGQIVFQSREQTNSNLGLGLQQPLAFSGGNISVNSFLNQFNDITGDFTQWNTTLINVRLDQPLFAFNELKWAQRTEPLRYEESKREYVEELEFISQQSVNRFFDYLDAQVNLEISSFNLANNDTIYNIEQGRYNIGTTSKDKLLQVELQLLRSQQDVAQARLDLETSRLALITYLGLTPGEAFELQLPEELPEFTPNEGQALTYAKANRADFLAFERRRTEAQREVARAKADRFSANFSAAFGLNAAGETFNDSYNDPNNQQRVNVTLSMPLIDWGRNKASRKTALANQQLTEFVISQEEQNFEQEVITQVKQFEVLRSQIAISKKSDEVAQERYLVAQNRYLIGKIDITNLNIALTEKDAARRSYIAALRSFWTSYFELRRLTLYDFVNSELLYTAEED; this is translated from the coding sequence ATGAGTAAGTTTTTTCTTTGTGCATGCTTGCTATGTGTGAGCCTCGCACTTCATGCACAAAAACAATATAGCCTGATCGATATTATTGAGCAGGCAAAAAGCCAGTCACCCGCATCGAAACAGGCGGAAACCAGAAAAGAAAACCGATACTGGCAATACCGGTTGTTCAAGTCGGATTACAATCCGCAGCTGAGCTTGTTTGGTGGATTGCCTGATTATAACCGCGACTTTTTTGGCAACCGACAGGACAATGGTCAGATCGTGTTTCAAAGTCGGGAGCAAACCAATTCTAATTTGGGATTGGGACTACAACAGCCATTGGCATTTAGTGGGGGAAATATTTCCGTGAACTCTTTTTTGAATCAATTTAACGACATTACTGGAGACTTCACGCAATGGAATACGACCTTGATCAATGTTCGTTTGGATCAGCCTTTGTTTGCGTTCAATGAGTTGAAATGGGCACAGAGGACTGAGCCATTGCGGTACGAAGAGTCCAAAAGGGAATACGTTGAAGAACTGGAATTCATTTCCCAACAATCCGTCAATCGCTTCTTTGACTATCTGGATGCTCAGGTCAATCTGGAGATTTCCTCCTTTAACCTGGCCAACAATGATACGATCTATAACATCGAGCAGGGTCGATACAATATTGGAACAACCTCCAAGGACAAGTTGCTGCAAGTAGAGTTGCAATTATTGCGTTCTCAACAAGATGTAGCTCAGGCGCGGCTTGATCTTGAAACAAGTCGCCTGGCTTTGATCACTTACCTGGGGCTCACTCCAGGAGAAGCGTTTGAGCTTCAATTACCTGAAGAGCTTCCTGAATTTACACCCAATGAAGGTCAGGCGTTGACATATGCTAAAGCTAACAGAGCAGATTTTCTGGCATTCGAGCGAAGACGGACGGAGGCGCAACGAGAAGTAGCAAGGGCAAAAGCAGATCGTTTTTCGGCCAATTTTTCAGCAGCGTTTGGCCTAAACGCCGCAGGTGAAACATTCAATGATAGTTACAACGATCCAAACAATCAGCAGCGGGTCAATGTGACACTCAGTATGCCATTGATTGACTGGGGGAGAAACAAAGCCAGCCGTAAAACAGCTCTTGCTAACCAGCAATTGACAGAGTTTGTCATTAGTCAGGAAGAACAAAATTTTGAACAAGAAGTAATTACGCAGGTGAAGCAATTCGAAGTGTTGCGGAGCCAGATCGCCATTTCTAAAAAATCGGATGAGGTGGCGCAGGAGCGCTATCTGGTCGCACAAAATCGTTATTTGATCGGGAAGATCGACATTACCAACCTCAACATTGCCCTGACGGAAAAGGATGCGGCACGAAGAAGCTATATCGCTGCCTTGCGCAGCTTCTGGACTTCTTACTTTGAATTAAGACGATTGACGTTATATGATTTTGTGAACAGCGAATTGTTGTACACTGCGGAAGAAGATTAA
- a CDS encoding ABC transporter permease, with protein MFKDKERLLSNLYIALEAVLANRVRSILTALGIIFGVSAVIAMLAIGNGAQQEILEQIKLVGLNNIVITPVVEQTEENVNEDEEGGEKKEKFSPGISLKDKASIEQIVPGVTSISPEILLETYIIKSGIRRSAKVVGVENAYFDIFNFQLESGNKFNVTHLEKGLPVCIIGKSIKTKFFPTENPIGKAIKCGNQWLTIIGVLEQRLISNRSISSLGIRDYNMDVYTPLNTVLIRYKNRDLVTRKMINIANRSSGRNDEGGDKPAVNYHQLDRLVVQVENTETLGSSAETISRMLKRKHYDVVDYEIEIPELLLKQQQRTKDIFNYVLGAIAGISLIVGGIGIMNIMLASVLERIKEIGLRLSLGAKKSDIVNQFMFEAMMISVAGGLIGIILGVIMAYLVSQIAEIPTIVSFLSILISFGVAASVGLLFGIAPARKAANQDPIQSLRYE; from the coding sequence ATGTTCAAAGACAAAGAGAGGTTACTCTCCAATCTATATATTGCTCTTGAAGCCGTTCTGGCCAATAGAGTGAGATCGATCCTCACCGCGCTGGGTATTATATTCGGTGTGTCCGCGGTGATTGCCATGCTAGCCATAGGTAATGGTGCTCAACAGGAAATTCTGGAACAGATCAAGCTCGTTGGCTTGAACAACATCGTGATTACTCCGGTGGTTGAGCAAACGGAAGAAAATGTAAACGAAGACGAGGAAGGTGGCGAGAAAAAGGAAAAGTTTTCGCCGGGTATTTCCTTGAAAGACAAAGCTTCTATCGAGCAGATAGTCCCTGGAGTCACTAGTATCAGCCCTGAAATATTGCTCGAAACTTACATCATCAAGTCAGGAATTCGAAGGTCCGCAAAGGTCGTGGGCGTGGAAAATGCCTATTTTGATATTTTCAATTTCCAACTGGAATCCGGAAATAAATTCAATGTGACACATTTAGAGAAAGGTTTGCCAGTTTGCATCATTGGAAAATCGATCAAGACTAAATTTTTCCCTACGGAGAATCCGATTGGTAAAGCCATTAAATGTGGCAATCAATGGCTGACCATAATAGGCGTTCTGGAACAGCGGTTGATCAGTAATCGTAGTATTAGTAGTCTCGGAATCCGAGATTACAACATGGATGTGTACACTCCTTTGAATACAGTGCTGATCCGTTATAAAAACCGGGACCTGGTGACCAGAAAGATGATCAATATCGCCAATCGTAGCTCAGGAAGGAATGATGAGGGTGGTGATAAGCCAGCTGTCAATTACCACCAGTTGGATCGATTGGTGGTGCAAGTGGAAAATACCGAAACGCTTGGCTCTTCGGCAGAAACCATCTCCAGAATGTTGAAGCGAAAGCATTACGATGTGGTGGACTATGAAATTGAAATACCAGAATTATTATTGAAACAGCAACAGCGGACCAAGGATATTTTCAATTATGTTTTGGGTGCGATTGCGGGTATCTCGCTTATTGTTGGCGGGATCGGTATCATGAATATCATGCTGGCTTCCGTGTTGGAGCGAATCAAAGAAATAGGTTTACGTCTATCATTGGGGGCCAAAAAATCGGACATTGTCAATCAGTTCATGTTTGAAGCCATGATGATCAGTGTGGCAGGTGGTTTGATCGGTATCATCCTGGGTGTGATAATGGCCTATTTGGTCAGTCAAATTGCTGAAATTCCAACCATTGTGTCCTTTCTTTCGATATTAATTTCCTTCGGAGTGGCCGCATCAGTAGGTCTTTTATTTGGTATTGCTCCGGCCAGAAAAGCAGCTAATCAAGATCCTATACAATCTTTAAGGTATGAGTAA
- a CDS encoding efflux RND transporter periplasmic adaptor subunit, whose amino-acid sequence MTKRRIIQLSIGLVLVVAVFFIVRGGASGAESGLIITPKKGPFTVDVTTTGELEAKNSVKIFGPSTLRNHHIWNVTIQSIIPEGTYVKKGQRVANLDPSEVRNKLNEANLELQKVSSQFIQTKLDTTLQMRESRDNLINLDYAVTEKQLILDQSQFEPPAQIQKAEIELEKAKRALNQAKENYKIKHQQNIAKMSEVAADQRQVSNQLEGLQQLERDFTILAPEDGMLIYKKDWRGSPIKEGSQIGAWDPVVATLPDLSKMMSKTFVNEVDIRRIQQGQDVIIGLDAFPDKRLSGKVVKVANVGEQRPNSDAKVFQVDIEVNEADDLIKPAMTTSNKILVNTVDEALFIPLECLHSQNDSITYVYVKNGLNIVKKEVMLGQANANEVIVDAGINEDDQIYLSSPQGYEDDKVELLSELNGKRNRGATVSQSL is encoded by the coding sequence ATGACTAAGAGGAGAATAATTCAACTCTCAATTGGCCTTGTACTGGTAGTGGCCGTATTTTTTATTGTTAGAGGAGGTGCGTCCGGTGCTGAAAGCGGACTGATCATTACACCTAAAAAGGGTCCATTTACTGTGGATGTCACCACTACTGGCGAATTGGAAGCCAAAAATTCAGTTAAAATTTTTGGGCCCAGTACCCTCAGAAACCACCACATCTGGAATGTAACCATCCAAAGCATTATTCCCGAAGGAACATATGTGAAAAAAGGCCAGCGCGTGGCCAACCTGGACCCTTCCGAAGTACGGAATAAACTGAACGAAGCCAACCTTGAATTGCAGAAAGTAAGTTCGCAATTCATTCAGACGAAGTTGGATACCACGTTGCAAATGCGGGAATCCAGAGATAACCTCATCAATCTGGACTATGCGGTAACAGAGAAACAACTGATCCTGGATCAGTCTCAATTCGAGCCACCAGCCCAAATTCAAAAAGCGGAAATTGAACTGGAGAAAGCCAAAAGAGCGCTGAATCAGGCGAAAGAAAATTATAAGATCAAGCATCAGCAGAACATTGCAAAGATGTCTGAAGTGGCCGCTGACCAGCGGCAGGTAAGCAACCAATTGGAAGGTCTACAACAGTTAGAGCGAGACTTTACCATTCTTGCACCAGAGGATGGCATGCTGATCTATAAGAAAGACTGGCGCGGTTCTCCGATCAAAGAAGGTTCTCAGATTGGGGCGTGGGATCCAGTTGTGGCGACACTTCCCGATCTATCAAAAATGATGTCAAAGACCTTCGTGAATGAAGTGGACATCAGAAGAATTCAACAAGGCCAGGATGTGATCATTGGTCTGGATGCATTCCCGGATAAGCGACTGTCTGGAAAAGTAGTGAAAGTGGCGAATGTAGGTGAGCAACGTCCCAATTCTGACGCAAAAGTCTTTCAGGTAGATATTGAGGTGAATGAGGCCGATGATCTCATCAAGCCAGCAATGACCACCAGTAATAAAATCCTCGTCAATACGGTAGATGAAGCACTCTTCATACCTTTGGAGTGCTTGCATAGCCAGAATGATTCGATCACCTATGTTTATGTAAAGAATGGCTTAAATATCGTTAAGAAAGAAGTGATGTTAGGTCAGGCCAATGCCAATGAAGTGATAGTTGATGCGGGTATTAACGAAGATGACCAAATCTATTTGTCTTCACCTCAAGGCTATGAAGATGATAAGGTAGAGTTGCTTAGTGAACTTAATGGAAAGCGGAATAGAGGTGCTACGGTATCTCAATCGCTCTAA